In one Mycobacterium heckeshornense genomic region, the following are encoded:
- the rpsM gene encoding 30S ribosomal protein S13 yields the protein MARLVGVDLPRDKRMEIALTYIYGIGRSRSNEILAATGIDRDLRTKDLTDDQLAKLRDYIEGNLKVEGDLRREVQADIRRKIEIGCYQGLRHRRGLPVRGQRTKTNARTRKGPKRTIAGKKKAR from the coding sequence ATGGCTCGACTTGTCGGCGTCGATCTGCCGCGCGATAAGCGCATGGAGATCGCCCTGACCTATATCTACGGCATCGGCCGGAGCCGCTCCAACGAGATCCTGGCCGCGACCGGCATCGACCGGGATCTACGCACCAAGGACCTCACCGATGACCAGCTGGCCAAGCTGCGCGACTACATCGAAGGCAACCTGAAGGTGGAGGGCGACCTGCGCCGCGAGGTGCAGGCCGACATTCGCCGCAAGATCGAGATCGGCTGCTATCAGGGCTTGCGTCACCGGCGCGGGCTGCCCGTGCGCGGCCAGCGGACCAAGACCAACGCGCGCACCCGCAAGGGACCCAAGCGCACCATCGCCGGCAAGAAGAAGGCCAGGTAA
- the rfbB gene encoding dTDP-glucose 4,6-dehydratase — protein MRLLVTGGAGFIGANFVHSTVREHPDDTVTVLDALTYAGSRESLAPVEDDIRLVQGDVTDAELVSRLVAESDAVVHFAAETHVDNALADPEPFLRANVVGTFTVLEAVRRHKVRLHHVSTDEVYGDLALDEPRRFTESTPYNPSSPYSATKAAADMLVRAWVRSYGVRATISNCSNNYGPYQHVEKFIPRQITNVLTGRRPKLYGNGANVRDWIYVEDHNDAVRRILERGQTGRTYLIGAEGEHDNLSVLRMLLQIMGRDPDDFDHVPDRAGHDLRYAIDPSPLYDELCWAPKHTDFEEGLRATIDWYRANESWWGPLKDAVEARYEERGQ, from the coding sequence ATGCGGTTGCTGGTCACCGGGGGCGCTGGTTTCATCGGCGCCAACTTCGTGCACAGCACGGTACGCGAGCATCCCGACGACACGGTGACGGTGCTCGACGCGTTGACCTACGCCGGCAGCCGCGAGTCACTGGCTCCGGTCGAAGACGACATCCGGCTGGTGCAAGGTGACGTCACCGACGCGGAGCTGGTTTCCCGGTTGGTCGCCGAATCCGACGCGGTGGTGCATTTCGCCGCCGAAACCCACGTCGACAATGCGCTTGCCGACCCGGAACCGTTTCTGCGTGCCAATGTCGTGGGAACGTTCACCGTCTTAGAGGCGGTGCGGCGTCACAAAGTGCGGCTGCATCACGTCTCCACCGACGAGGTCTACGGCGATCTCGCGCTCGATGAGCCGCGACGGTTCACCGAATCCACCCCGTACAACCCGTCGAGCCCCTACTCGGCGACCAAGGCCGCAGCCGACATGCTGGTGCGGGCCTGGGTGCGCTCATACGGCGTGCGGGCGACGATTTCCAACTGCTCCAACAACTATGGGCCATACCAGCACGTGGAAAAGTTCATTCCGCGCCAGATCACCAACGTGCTCACCGGGCGACGGCCCAAGCTCTACGGCAACGGCGCCAATGTCCGTGACTGGATCTACGTCGAAGACCACAATGACGCCGTGCGCCGGATCCTGGAACGGGGCCAAACCGGGCGCACCTATCTCATCGGCGCCGAGGGCGAACATGACAACTTGTCGGTGCTGAGAATGCTGTTGCAGATAATGGGCCGCGATCCCGACGACTTCGACCATGTGCCCGACCGCGCTGGACACGACCTGCGCTATGCCATCGACCCGTCACCGCTTTACGACGAGTTATGCTGGGCGCCAAAGCATACCGACTTCGAGGAAGGCTTGCGTGCCACCATCGACTGGTATCGCGCCAACGAATCGTGGTGGGGCCCGCTGAAAGACGCCGTCGAGGCCCGATACGAAGAACGCGGTCAATGA
- a CDS encoding cutinase family protein, translated as MLLAPGPRTVPSAVAVDCPDVEVIFARGTSEPPGVGRVGQALVDSLRQQTGLNVDAYGVKYPAGKLQLGGGDGANDTISRVKDVVQACPNTKIVLGGYSQGASVMDIVAGVPVGGVTWGSSLPPQYVDNIAALATFGNIADRSGSPISSQSQLLGSKAIDLCNPGDPICHAGPGNEWSDHTDGYVPTYTTQAATYIAAKLLTAGPSSLPGPSTLPGPAAPPGPGSAMGSNVSSPTGVR; from the coding sequence ATGCTGTTGGCCCCGGGTCCGCGCACGGTGCCCTCGGCCGTCGCAGTGGATTGCCCGGACGTCGAAGTGATCTTCGCCCGCGGCACCAGCGAGCCGCCCGGTGTCGGGCGCGTTGGCCAGGCGCTGGTCGATTCGCTGAGGCAGCAGACCGGGTTGAACGTCGATGCCTACGGGGTGAAGTATCCCGCCGGCAAGCTCCAGCTGGGCGGCGGCGACGGCGCCAACGACACCATTTCGCGCGTCAAGGACGTGGTCCAAGCGTGCCCGAACACCAAGATCGTGCTGGGCGGGTACTCGCAGGGTGCGTCGGTGATGGACATCGTGGCCGGGGTGCCGGTGGGTGGCGTCACCTGGGGCAGTTCGCTGCCTCCGCAGTACGTCGATAACATCGCGGCGCTCGCCACTTTCGGCAATATCGCCGACCGATCGGGCAGCCCGATTTCCAGCCAGAGCCAACTGCTGGGGTCCAAGGCCATCGACCTGTGCAACCCCGGCGACCCGATCTGCCACGCGGGTCCGGGCAACGAATGGAGCGATCACACCGACGGCTACGTACCCACGTACACCACCCAGGCGGCGACGTACATCGCGGCAAAGCTCCTCACCGCGGGCCCGAGCTCGTTGCCCGGGCCGAGCACCCTGCCCGGCCCGGCGGCGCCGCCGGGCCCGGGTTCGGCCATGGGATCCAACGTCTCGTCGCCAACTGGCGTCCGGTAA
- the truA gene encoding tRNA pseudouridine(38-40) synthase TruA: MNVPAIDDGSGHVRLRLDIAYDGTDFAGWAVQAGQRTVAGVVGEALSTVFRTPVRLHGAGRTDTGVHATGQVAHVDVPVDALSHAYPRSPRRSEPEFLPLVRRLGRFLPSDVRVRDIGRAPKGFDARFSALRRHYRYRLSTAPYGAEPQQARYVMAWPRELDIDAMAAASRELVGLHDFAAFCRQRAGATTIRDLQRLDWSRDGHLITADVTADAFCWSMVRSLVGALLAVGEHRRSTAWCRDLLTSTRRASDFTAAPARGLTLVGVDYPPDDELEARMLVTRDLRDPDELG; encoded by the coding sequence ATGAACGTGCCCGCCATCGATGATGGTAGCGGCCACGTTCGCCTTCGGCTCGATATAGCCTACGACGGAACCGATTTCGCTGGCTGGGCGGTGCAAGCGGGTCAACGCACCGTTGCCGGCGTGGTCGGCGAGGCGCTGTCGACGGTATTTAGGACGCCGGTGCGGCTGCACGGTGCCGGGCGGACCGACACCGGTGTGCACGCGACCGGACAGGTTGCCCACGTCGATGTCCCGGTCGACGCGTTGTCCCATGCCTACCCGCGTTCGCCGCGGCGCAGCGAACCCGAATTCCTGCCGCTGGTACGGCGTCTGGGCCGGTTCCTGCCCAGCGATGTGCGGGTCCGCGATATCGGCCGCGCGCCAAAGGGATTCGACGCCAGGTTCTCAGCGCTACGGCGTCACTACCGCTACCGGTTGTCGACGGCACCCTACGGGGCGGAGCCACAGCAAGCTCGATATGTCATGGCGTGGCCGCGTGAGCTGGACATCGACGCCATGGCCGCGGCGTCGCGAGAGCTGGTGGGGCTGCACGACTTCGCCGCATTCTGCCGCCAGCGCGCCGGTGCCACCACCATCCGTGACCTGCAGCGGTTGGACTGGTCACGCGATGGGCATCTGATCACCGCGGATGTCACCGCTGACGCCTTCTGCTGGTCGATGGTGCGTTCCCTGGTCGGGGCGCTGCTGGCGGTCGGTGAACACCGGCGCAGCACCGCCTGGTGTCGCGACCTGCTGACATCGACGCGCCGGGCGAGCGATTTCACCGCCGCTCCGGCTCGGGGTTTGACGCTGGTGGGAGTGGACTATCCGCCCGACGACGAACTCGAAGCGCGCATGCTCGTCACGCGCGATCTGCGTGATCCGGACGAGCTTGGCTAG
- the rpmJ gene encoding 50S ribosomal protein L36, whose amino-acid sequence MKVNPSVKPMCDKCRVIRRHGRVMVICPDPRHKQRQG is encoded by the coding sequence GTGAAGGTGAACCCGAGCGTCAAGCCGATGTGCGACAAGTGCAGGGTGATCCGCCGGCATGGGCGGGTCATGGTGATCTGCCCCGATCCGCGCCACAAGCAGCGGCAGGGTTAG
- the rpsK gene encoding 30S ribosomal protein S11, whose amino-acid sequence MPPKKTTAAPKKGQKPRRREKKNVPHGAAHIKSTFNNTIVTITDPQGNVIAWASSGHVGFKGSRKSTPFAAQLAAENAARKAQEHGMRKVDVFVKGPGSGRETAIRSLQAAGLEVGAIADVTPQPHNGCRPPKRRRV is encoded by the coding sequence ATGCCACCGAAGAAGACCACCGCGGCGCCCAAGAAGGGCCAGAAGCCTCGCCGGCGGGAGAAGAAGAACGTTCCGCACGGGGCCGCACACATCAAGAGCACGTTCAACAACACCATCGTCACGATCACCGACCCGCAAGGCAACGTCATCGCGTGGGCGTCCTCGGGCCACGTCGGCTTCAAGGGCTCGCGCAAGTCGACACCGTTCGCCGCCCAGCTGGCCGCGGAGAACGCCGCCCGCAAAGCCCAGGAGCACGGGATGCGCAAGGTCGACGTGTTCGTCAAGGGCCCGGGCTCGGGCCGGGAGACCGCGATCCGATCGCTGCAGGCCGCGGGCCTGGAGGTCGGCGCGATTGCCGACGTGACTCCCCAGCCGCACAATGGCTGCCGTCCACCCAAGCGTCGCCGGGTCTAG
- a CDS encoding LLM class F420-dependent oxidoreductase: protein MTNSAAGKPNLGRFGSFGRGVTPEQAKEIESLGYGAVWVGGSPPAELEWVEPILEQTTTLRVATGIVNIWTAPADAVAESFHRIDSAYPGRFLLGIGVGHPEAHAEYRRPYEALTQYLDRLERHGVPANRRVVAALGPRVLKLSAQRSAGAHPYLTTPEHTAQARELIGPSAFLAPEHKVVLTTDADQARQVGRKALDIYFNLANYRNNWKRLGFSDDDITRPGSDRLVDALVAYGTPDVIAARLKQHLDAGADHVAVQVLTRGDKLVAALAALAGPLGLAPDA, encoded by the coding sequence ATGACCAACTCTGCAGCCGGTAAACCCAACCTCGGTCGCTTCGGATCCTTCGGTCGCGGCGTCACCCCTGAGCAAGCCAAGGAAATCGAGTCGCTCGGCTACGGAGCCGTGTGGGTGGGCGGCTCACCGCCCGCGGAGCTGGAGTGGGTGGAACCCATTCTCGAGCAGACGACGACGCTGCGGGTGGCCACGGGCATCGTCAACATCTGGACCGCGCCCGCCGACGCGGTCGCCGAGTCGTTCCATCGCATCGACAGTGCCTATCCGGGCCGCTTCCTGCTGGGTATCGGTGTCGGCCACCCCGAGGCGCACGCCGAATATCGCCGACCATACGAGGCGCTGACGCAGTACCTGGACCGGCTCGAGCGGCACGGCGTGCCGGCAAACCGCCGGGTGGTGGCTGCGCTGGGTCCGCGGGTGCTGAAGCTTTCCGCACAGCGCAGCGCCGGAGCACACCCCTACTTGACCACTCCCGAACACACGGCGCAGGCCCGCGAGCTGATCGGCCCGTCGGCGTTCTTGGCCCCCGAGCACAAGGTGGTGCTGACCACCGACGCTGACCAGGCACGTCAGGTCGGGCGCAAGGCGCTCGACATCTATTTCAACCTGGCAAACTACCGCAACAACTGGAAGCGGCTGGGCTTCAGCGACGACGACATCACCCGCCCGGGCAGCGACCGGCTGGTCGACGCGCTGGTCGCCTACGGCACCCCTGACGTCATCGCTGCACGGCTCAAGCAGCACCTCGACGCCGGTGCCGACCATGTCGCCGTCCAGGTCCTCACCCGGGGTGACAAGCTGGTCGCGGCGCTGGCCGCACTCGCCGGGCCGCTCGGCCTGGCCCCCGACGCTTAA
- a CDS encoding cutinase family protein, with amino-acid sequence MSFRPASALPWLLIAAALAIPPFALIPSAHAASCPDVQVVFARGRLEPPGTGQIGTALVSALRSRVSGKNIGVYAVNYAANADVVRGANDMSTHVQYMAANCPDTRLVLGGYSLGAAVTDVVLAAPGPMLGFTNPLPPGTDEHVAAVALFGNGTQWVGPITTFNPIYNDRTIELCHGADPVCNPADPKTWSNNWPEHLAPAYIKAGMVDQAADFIAARL; translated from the coding sequence ATGAGTTTTCGTCCGGCCTCGGCGTTGCCGTGGCTGCTGATCGCAGCCGCACTGGCAATCCCACCGTTCGCACTCATACCGTCGGCTCACGCCGCATCGTGCCCGGATGTTCAGGTCGTGTTCGCCCGCGGCCGTCTCGAGCCGCCCGGCACCGGCCAGATCGGCACCGCGCTGGTCAGCGCGCTGCGGTCGCGGGTGTCCGGCAAGAACATCGGCGTCTATGCGGTCAACTATGCGGCGAATGCCGATGTGGTCCGCGGCGCCAACGACATGAGCACCCACGTCCAATACATGGCCGCCAACTGCCCGGACACGCGGCTGGTGCTCGGCGGTTACTCGCTTGGCGCTGCCGTCACCGACGTTGTGCTCGCGGCCCCCGGTCCGATGTTGGGTTTCACCAATCCCCTCCCGCCGGGCACCGATGAGCACGTCGCCGCGGTCGCCCTGTTCGGCAACGGGACCCAATGGGTGGGACCGATCACCACCTTCAACCCGATCTACAACGACCGGACCATTGAGCTGTGCCACGGCGCCGACCCTGTCTGCAACCCGGCCGATCCCAAAACCTGGTCCAACAACTGGCCTGAGCATCTGGCGCCCGCCTACATCAAAGCCGGAATGGTCGATCAGGCAGCGGATTTCATCGCCGCAAGGCTCTAG
- the rplQ gene encoding 50S ribosomal protein L17, translating to MPKPTKGRHLGGSSSHQKAILANLATALFEHGRIKTTEPKARALRPYAEKLITHAKKGTLHNRREVLKKIRDKDVVHTLFAEIGPHFADRNGGYTRIIKVEPRKGDNAPMAVIELVREKTVTAEANRARRVAAAQAKTKQAAAAAAPPAAVEPDAVADTPAQAADSQPKAEEPPADSGES from the coding sequence ATGCCCAAGCCCACCAAGGGTCGTCACCTCGGCGGATCGTCGTCGCATCAGAAGGCGATCCTGGCCAACCTGGCCACCGCGTTGTTTGAGCATGGCCGGATCAAGACCACCGAACCAAAGGCGCGGGCGTTGCGGCCATACGCCGAAAAGCTGATCACCCACGCCAAGAAGGGCACGCTGCACAATCGGCGCGAGGTGCTCAAGAAGATCCGCGACAAGGACGTGGTGCACACCTTGTTCGCCGAGATCGGGCCGCACTTCGCCGACCGCAACGGCGGCTACACCCGCATCATCAAGGTCGAGCCCCGCAAGGGCGATAACGCCCCGATGGCGGTGATCGAGCTGGTGCGGGAGAAGACGGTGACCGCGGAGGCTAATCGGGCCCGGCGGGTGGCTGCTGCGCAGGCCAAGACCAAGCAGGCGGCGGCCGCGGCGGCTCCACCGGCGGCGGTCGAACCGGACGCGGTTGCGGACACCCCGGCGCAGGCCGCTGACAGCCAGCCCAAAGCTGAGGAGCCCCCGGCAGATTCCGGGGAGTCCTAA
- a CDS encoding LLM class F420-dependent oxidoreductase, translated as MTDAVSLKPAVGRFGVWLGTRRITADLAEQIEALGYGAAWVGGSPDADLAWVEPAAARTSSLQLATGIVNIWSAPAAAVAQSYHRVEANYPGRFLLGIGVGHPEHSDNYRKPYDALVDYLDELDAASVPTSRRVLAALGPRVLKLSAQRSAGAHPYLTTPEHTAAARDLVGNSVFLAPEHKVVLTDDVDKARRIGRQTVGFYLGLRNYVNNWRRLGFGDDDVREPGSDRLIDAVVAYGTPEAIAARLNEHVDAGADHVAIQVLGAGGEDELVGALRELARPLGLTPKG; from the coding sequence ATGACCGACGCTGTTTCCCTCAAACCCGCGGTTGGCCGGTTCGGCGTGTGGCTGGGCACCCGCCGTATCACCGCCGACCTCGCCGAGCAGATCGAAGCGCTGGGCTACGGCGCGGCCTGGGTCGGCGGCTCACCGGACGCGGATCTGGCATGGGTCGAACCCGCCGCGGCCCGGACCAGCTCACTGCAGCTGGCCACCGGGATCGTCAATATCTGGTCGGCACCCGCCGCGGCCGTCGCGCAGTCCTATCACCGCGTCGAGGCGAACTACCCGGGGCGATTCCTGCTCGGCATCGGGGTCGGTCACCCCGAGCACAGTGACAACTACCGCAAGCCCTACGACGCGCTGGTCGACTATCTCGATGAACTCGACGCCGCATCGGTGCCCACTAGCCGACGGGTGCTTGCCGCCCTGGGTCCCCGGGTGCTGAAACTCTCAGCGCAGCGGAGCGCGGGCGCCCACCCGTATCTGACCACCCCCGAGCACACCGCCGCGGCGCGGGACCTGGTCGGCAACTCGGTGTTCTTGGCCCCCGAACACAAAGTGGTACTCACCGACGACGTCGATAAAGCTCGCCGCATCGGCCGCCAAACCGTCGGCTTCTACCTGGGCTTGCGTAACTACGTCAACAACTGGCGGCGGCTGGGATTCGGCGACGACGACGTGCGCGAGCCCGGCAGCGACAGGCTGATCGACGCCGTCGTCGCATACGGCACCCCCGAGGCCATCGCCGCGCGGCTCAACGAGCATGTGGACGCCGGCGCCGACCACGTGGCCATCCAGGTGCTGGGGGCCGGCGGCGAAGACGAACTGGTGGGCGCGCTGCGCGAACTGGCCCGACCGCTCGGATTGACGCCGAAGGGCTGA
- the mycP gene encoding type VII secretion-associated serine protease mycosin, which translates to MSARVQRIAVLMALVALCPGVASPAYAVSPAPIDHSRLPDSAPPAPPQPTVQRELCTVPGADPRLGSVDKSNQLAGLDLPQVWKLTRGAGQRVAVIDTGVSPHHRLPHLVAGGDYVFTGDGTQDCDGHGTIVAGIIAARPDSKARDQLSGVAPESTVISIRQSSTKYGPVAERSGIGVGDVDTMARAVRTAADLGASVINISSVACLPAGAALDDRSLGAALAYAVDVKNAVVVAAAGNTGSTGQCPAQSAQPTWDTAAVAVSPAWYDEYVLTVGSVNARGAPSAFTLAGPWVDVAAPGEAVTSLGTVGDRVVNCVAAQHGPAPLSGTSYSAPVVSGVAALIRARFPALTARQVVQRIEATAHHPPGGWDPVVGNGVIDVVAAVSTDAPPTATSRPRERSTTIPPPADRVAKGVALTGATICFLVLTAAVSTGAVAARLPRPRTQSGHTRGGHDDITRG; encoded by the coding sequence ATGAGTGCAAGGGTGCAACGCATTGCCGTTCTTATGGCGCTGGTTGCACTTTGCCCAGGTGTGGCATCTCCGGCATACGCGGTCTCGCCGGCACCGATCGACCACAGTCGGCTGCCCGATTCCGCGCCGCCGGCGCCGCCGCAGCCCACCGTGCAGCGCGAGCTGTGCACGGTGCCGGGCGCAGACCCTCGCCTCGGCAGTGTGGATAAGTCCAATCAGCTGGCGGGCCTTGACTTACCGCAGGTTTGGAAGCTCACGCGTGGCGCCGGGCAGCGGGTTGCCGTCATCGACACCGGCGTCTCGCCGCACCACCGGTTACCCCACCTGGTGGCCGGTGGTGACTACGTGTTCACCGGCGACGGCACACAGGACTGCGACGGGCACGGCACCATTGTCGCGGGAATCATCGCGGCACGACCAGATTCCAAAGCTCGCGACCAGCTCAGCGGTGTGGCACCGGAATCCACGGTTATCAGCATCCGCCAGTCCAGCACCAAGTACGGTCCGGTCGCTGAAAGATCCGGCATCGGTGTCGGCGACGTGGACACCATGGCCAGGGCCGTGCGGACCGCGGCCGATTTGGGCGCGTCGGTGATCAACATTTCCTCGGTCGCTTGCCTGCCGGCCGGGGCCGCGCTCGACGACCGGTCGTTAGGGGCCGCGCTGGCTTACGCGGTCGACGTGAAGAACGCCGTGGTGGTCGCCGCAGCGGGAAACACCGGCAGCACAGGGCAATGCCCCGCGCAATCGGCCCAACCAACCTGGGACACCGCCGCGGTCGCCGTCAGCCCGGCCTGGTACGACGAGTATGTCCTGACGGTGGGTTCGGTGAACGCGCGTGGTGCGCCGTCAGCCTTCACCCTGGCCGGCCCGTGGGTCGATGTTGCAGCCCCGGGGGAAGCGGTGACATCGCTTGGCACTGTCGGTGACCGCGTAGTGAATTGCGTTGCCGCGCAACATGGTCCAGCGCCACTATCCGGTACTAGTTATTCCGCCCCAGTGGTCAGCGGGGTGGCGGCGCTGATCCGGGCGCGCTTCCCGGCGTTGACCGCACGACAGGTCGTCCAACGCATCGAGGCCACCGCACATCACCCGCCAGGCGGATGGGATCCCGTGGTGGGCAACGGGGTTATCGATGTGGTGGCCGCGGTCAGCACCGATGCGCCGCCGACTGCCACCAGCAGGCCGCGTGAGCGGTCGACCACGATCCCGCCGCCGGCTGACCGCGTCGCAAAAGGCGTCGCGCTCACCGGCGCGACAATCTGCTTTTTGGTGCTGACGGCGGCGGTCAGCACCGGCGCCGTGGCGGCGCGGCTACCTCGGCCGCGGACCCAGTCGGGCCACACCAGGGGTGGCCACGACGACATCACGCGTGGCTGA
- the rpsD gene encoding 30S ribosomal protein S4, protein MARYTGPVTRKSRRLRTDLVGGSQAFEKRPYPPGQHGRARIKESEYLLQLQEKQKARFTYGVMEKQFRRYYEEAVRRPGKTGEELLRILESRLDNVVYRAGLARTRRHARQLVSHGHFLVNGVKVNIPSYRVSQYDIIDVREKSLNTVPFQIARETAGERPVPSWLQVVGERQRILIHQLPERSQIDVPLSEQLIVEYYSK, encoded by the coding sequence ATGGCTCGTTACACCGGACCTGTTACCCGCAAATCGCGCCGGCTGCGCACCGACCTCGTCGGCGGCAGCCAGGCCTTCGAGAAACGCCCTTACCCGCCCGGCCAGCACGGTCGTGCGCGGATCAAAGAGAGCGAGTATCTGCTGCAGCTGCAGGAGAAGCAGAAGGCCCGCTTCACCTACGGCGTGATGGAAAAACAGTTCCGCCGCTACTACGAAGAGGCAGTGCGCCGTCCGGGCAAGACCGGCGAGGAACTGCTGCGGATCCTGGAGAGCCGACTCGACAATGTGGTCTACCGCGCCGGGCTGGCCCGGACCCGCCGGCACGCCCGCCAGCTGGTCAGCCATGGCCACTTCCTGGTCAACGGGGTGAAGGTCAATATCCCCAGCTACCGGGTCTCGCAATACGACATCATCGACGTGCGGGAGAAGTCGCTGAACACCGTGCCGTTTCAGATCGCCCGCGAGACCGCCGGGGAGCGGCCGGTTCCCAGCTGGTTGCAGGTGGTGGGGGAGCGCCAACGCATCCTGATCCACCAGCTGCCGGAGCGATCGCAGATCGACGTCCCGCTGTCCGAACAGCTCATCGTCGAGTACTACTCGAAGTAA
- a CDS encoding DNA-directed RNA polymerase subunit alpha, whose protein sequence is MLISQRPTLSEEVISDNRSQFVIEPLEPGFGYTLGNSLRRTLLSSIPGAAVTSIRIDGVLHEFTTVPGVKEDVTDIILNLKGLVVSSEEDEPVTMYLRKQGPGEVTAGDIVPPAGVTVHNPDMHIATLNDKGKLEIELVVERGRGYVPAVQNKASGAEIGRIPVDSIYSPVLKVTYKVEATRVEQRTDFDKLILDVETKSSITPRDALASAGKTLVELFGLARELNVEAEGIEIGPSPAEADHIAAFALPIDDLDLTVRSYNCLKREGVHTVGELVSRTESDLLDIRNFGQKSIDEVKVKLHQLGLSLKDSPASFDPSQVAGYDAATGTWSNDGGYDDQDYAETEQL, encoded by the coding sequence ATGCTGATCTCACAGCGACCAACCCTGTCCGAAGAGGTCATCAGCGACAACCGTTCGCAGTTCGTCATCGAGCCCCTAGAGCCGGGATTCGGCTACACGCTCGGTAACTCGCTGCGCCGCACGCTGCTGTCGTCCATTCCCGGCGCGGCCGTCACCAGCATCCGCATCGACGGCGTGCTGCACGAGTTCACCACCGTGCCCGGCGTCAAGGAAGACGTCACCGACATCATCTTGAACCTCAAGGGTCTCGTGGTGTCCTCCGAGGAGGACGAGCCGGTGACGATGTATCTGCGCAAGCAGGGTCCCGGTGAGGTCACCGCCGGTGACATCGTGCCGCCGGCCGGTGTCACGGTGCACAACCCCGACATGCACATCGCGACGCTCAACGACAAGGGCAAGCTCGAGATCGAGCTTGTCGTCGAACGCGGGCGCGGCTATGTGCCAGCGGTGCAGAACAAGGCGTCGGGTGCAGAAATCGGTCGCATCCCAGTCGATTCCATCTACTCGCCAGTGCTCAAGGTCACCTACAAGGTGGAGGCCACCCGCGTCGAGCAGCGCACCGACTTCGACAAGCTGATCCTGGACGTCGAAACCAAGAGCTCGATCACCCCGCGGGATGCGCTCGCCTCGGCCGGTAAGACCCTGGTCGAATTGTTCGGGCTGGCACGCGAACTCAACGTCGAAGCCGAAGGCATCGAGATCGGACCGTCGCCGGCGGAGGCCGACCACATCGCGGCGTTCGCGCTGCCGATCGACGACCTGGATCTGACGGTGCGCTCCTACAACTGCCTCAAGCGGGAAGGCGTGCATACTGTCGGCGAACTGGTGTCGCGTACGGAGTCCGACCTGCTTGACATCCGTAACTTCGGCCAGAAGTCGATCGACGAGGTCAAGGTCAAGCTGCACCAGTTGGGTCTGTCGCTCAAGGACAGTCCGGCCAGCTTCGACCCGTCGCAGGTCGCCGGCTACGACGCTGCCACGGGCACGTGGTCCAACGACGGCGGCTACGACGATCAGGACTACGCCGAGACCGAACAGCTCTAA
- the infA gene encoding translation initiation factor IF-1, which yields MAKKDGAIEVEGRVVEPLPNAMFRIELENGHKVLAHISGKMRQHYIRILPEDRVVVELSPYDLSRGRIVYRYK from the coding sequence ATGGCGAAGAAAGACGGTGCCATCGAGGTCGAGGGCCGGGTGGTCGAACCGTTGCCCAACGCGATGTTTCGCATCGAGCTGGAAAACGGCCACAAGGTGCTCGCCCACATCAGCGGCAAGATGCGGCAGCACTACATCCGCATCCTGCCCGAGGACCGGGTGGTCGTGGAGCTGTCGCCCTACGACCTGTCCCGGGGCCGCATCGTGTACCGGTACAAGTAA
- the rfbC gene encoding dTDP-4-dehydrorhamnose 3,5-epimerase, with protein sequence MRVRELDIPGAWEITPQLHADSRGVFFEWLTDHEFTAFAGHRLDVRQANCSVSSAGVLRGLHFAQLPPSQAKYVTCLSGSVFDVVVDIRVGSPTFGRWVSVLLDDRDRRSVYISEGLAHGFLALQDNSTVMYLCSAEYNPQREHTICATDPALAIDWPTPDRKLLLSDRDAAAPTLGEVGAAGLLPTWDDAQAFIADLRAT encoded by the coding sequence ATGAGGGTACGCGAACTCGACATCCCCGGGGCTTGGGAGATCACGCCGCAGCTGCACGCCGACTCGCGCGGCGTGTTCTTCGAGTGGCTCACCGACCATGAGTTCACGGCGTTCGCCGGCCACCGCCTCGACGTGCGGCAGGCCAACTGCTCGGTGTCATCAGCCGGGGTGCTGCGAGGCCTCCACTTCGCCCAGCTGCCACCAAGCCAGGCCAAATATGTGACATGCCTGTCCGGGTCGGTATTTGATGTGGTCGTCGACATCCGCGTCGGCTCACCGACGTTCGGCCGCTGGGTCTCGGTGCTACTCGACGACCGAGACCGCAGGTCGGTGTACATCTCCGAAGGACTCGCGCACGGATTCCTTGCACTGCAGGACAATTCGACAGTTATGTACTTGTGTTCTGCGGAATACAATCCGCAGCGTGAGCACACCATCTGCGCCACCGATCCGGCGCTGGCGATCGACTGGCCAACGCCTGACCGCAAATTGCTGTTGTCAGACCGCGACGCCGCCGCGCCGACGCTTGGTGAAGTCGGTGCGGCCGGACTCTTGCCCACCTGGGACGACGCCCAGGCGTTCATTGCCGACCTGCGGGCCACCTAG